The proteins below come from a single Odontesthes bonariensis isolate fOdoBon6 chromosome 18, fOdoBon6.hap1, whole genome shotgun sequence genomic window:
- the LOC142368086 gene encoding major histocompatibility complex class I-related protein 1-like, which translates to MMGTKKPLRRFIAFLLICQIASPAPHSLTYIHTGTSGISDFPEFFASAVFDDVELGSCNSNKPGLNPSTSWIRKLLEDKPSHQECLINECLFNRESFRANIESLKQRFNQSEGVHIFQRMNGCHWDEETGDFSGFSQFGYDGEDLIRFDLKTVTWITPKRQAVLTKHDWERDGHRSLFWKIKITEECRDLLKMYLKYANDALQKTVFPSVSLLQKTPSSPVSCHATGFYPNRALMFWRRDGEEIHEGVDHGEILPNDDGTFQMTVDLQLHSLTPEDWTRFDCVFQFSSFEANITSRLDKAIVRTNSGSSRIHFAAVIGAVVTLVCVAGFVIKIWISHR; encoded by the exons ATGATGGGAACTAAGAAGCCGCTGAGGAGGTTTATTGCTTTTCTTCTCATCTGTCAAATTGCATCTCCAG CACCACACTCCCTGACCTATATCCACACTGGCACATCAGGAATCTCAGACTTTCCAGAGTTTTTTGcttctgcagtttttgatgatgtcGAATTGGGTAGCTGCAACAGCAACAAACCAGGTCTTAACCCCAGTACAAGTTGGATAAGAAAACTCTTAGAAGATAAACCTTCACATCAGGAGTGCTTGATTAACGAGTGTCTTTTCAACCGGGAAAGCTTCAGAGCAAATATTGAAAGTTTGAAGCAGCGCTTTAACCAGTCTGAGG GTGTCCACATTTTTCAGAGGATGAATGGATGTCATTGGGATGAAGAAACTGGAGACTTCAGCGGTTTTAGTCAATTTGGCTATGATGGCGAAGACTTAAtaagatttgatttgaaaactgTGACGTGGATTACTCCAAAACGTCAGGCTGTCCTAACCAAACACGACTGGGAAAGAGATGGACATAGAAGTTTGTTTTGGAAGATTAAAATTACAGAAGAATGCAGGGATTTACTAAAGATGTATTTGAAATACGCAAACGATGCTCTGCAGAAAACAG TTTTTCCATCAGTGTCTCTCCTCCAGAAGACTCCCTCCTCTCCAGTCAGCTGCCATGCTACAGGTTTCTACCCAAACAGAGCCTTGATGTTCTGgaggagagatggagaggagaTTCATGAGGGTGTGGACCATGGAGAGATCCTCCCAAATGATGATGGGACCTTTCAGATGACTGTTGACCTGCAGCTTCATTCATTGACACCTGAAGACTGGACGAGGTTCGACTGTGTGTTTCAGTTCTCCAGTTTCGAGGCCAACATCACTTCCAGATTGGACAAAGCCATAGTCAGGACTAACTCCG GTTCTTCAAGGATACACTTTGCTGCTGTTATTGGAGCTGTTGTGACGCTCGTCTGTGTAGCTGGATTTGTCATCAAGATATGGATCAGTCATA ggTAA